One genomic region from Mycobacterium basiliense encodes:
- a CDS encoding class I SAM-dependent methyltransferase, which yields MNDDPRADIVSRQYQRWIYPHPIEDLDAWTSANWEWFDPAYSHRILWPDREYRPDLDILIAGCGTNQAAIFAFTNRAAKVVAVDVSQSSLDHQQYLKDKYDLANLELRLLPIEELSTLGRDFDLVVSSGVLHHMADPLAGMKALAGRVRRDGVIAVMLYGKYGRVGVDLLDSVFRDLELGQDDASVTMVKEAIALLPPYHPVQSYLKKARDLTSDAALVDTFLHGRQRSYTVEECVDLVTAAGLVFQGWFQKTPYYPHDFFLPDSKFYAAVNALPDRKLWSVMERLETLNGVHLFMACHPDRPRDGYTIDFSTDDSLDYVPLLRTRCEVSGGEMIWPGWRMTPKPAQLPFVQHIDGRRTIREIVGCVARGQAKASAAELETFGLKLFQSLWRLDFVAMALRPGIQLTPGIDEG from the coding sequence GTGAACGATGATCCGCGTGCCGACATCGTCTCGCGTCAGTACCAGCGGTGGATATACCCCCATCCCATCGAGGATCTAGACGCATGGACTTCGGCCAACTGGGAATGGTTCGACCCGGCGTACTCCCACCGGATTCTGTGGCCCGACCGGGAATACCGGCCCGATCTCGATATTTTGATCGCCGGTTGCGGCACCAACCAGGCAGCGATTTTCGCCTTCACCAATCGTGCGGCAAAGGTGGTCGCGGTCGATGTCAGCCAGTCCTCGCTGGACCATCAGCAGTATCTGAAAGACAAGTACGATCTGGCCAACCTTGAGTTGCGGCTGCTTCCTATCGAAGAGCTGTCGACATTGGGGCGTGACTTCGACCTCGTGGTATCCAGCGGCGTGCTGCATCACATGGCAGATCCGCTTGCCGGCATGAAGGCGCTGGCCGGCCGTGTGCGCCGCGATGGCGTGATAGCGGTGATGTTGTATGGCAAGTACGGCCGCGTGGGCGTCGATTTATTGGATTCGGTTTTCCGCGATCTCGAACTGGGCCAGGACGACGCCTCGGTCACCATGGTCAAGGAAGCGATCGCACTGCTGCCGCCGTACCATCCAGTACAGAGCTATCTGAAAAAGGCCCGGGACCTAACATCGGATGCGGCGTTGGTCGATACTTTTCTGCACGGACGCCAACGCAGTTACACCGTGGAAGAGTGCGTCGATCTCGTAACCGCCGCCGGATTGGTGTTCCAAGGCTGGTTTCAGAAAACACCGTATTACCCGCACGATTTCTTCTTGCCGGACAGCAAGTTCTATGCGGCGGTGAACGCATTGCCCGACCGAAAACTATGGTCGGTGATGGAACGTCTGGAAACGTTGAATGGTGTTCATCTGTTCATGGCGTGCCATCCCGATCGTCCTAGAGACGGCTACACGATAGATTTTTCGACGGACGACTCCCTCGACTACGTTCCGCTATTGCGGACACGTTGTGAGGTGTCGGGCGGTGAAATGATCTGGCCCGGTTGGCGGATGACTCCCAAGCCGGCGCAGCTACCGTTTGTACAACACATCGATGGCCGCCGCACCATCCGTGAGATTGTCGGCTGTGTGGCGCGCGGCCAGGCCAAAGCCAGCGCGGCCGAACTCGAAACATTCGGTCTCAAGCTGTTCCAGTCGTTGTGGCGGCTGGATTTCGTTGCCATGGCGCTGCGCCCTGGGATTCAACTCACGCCGGGTATCGACGAGGGGTGA